A region from the Streptomyces sp. 3214.6 genome encodes:
- a CDS encoding thioesterase domain-containing protein, with protein MTELSVNSIVPLRAAGGLPPLYCVHPVSGSPYCYAGLTHQLDPERPVFGFEAPGFDGVSEPARSIQELAELHTAALRAARPHGPYLLLGWSLGGVVAYEMARLLAAAGEEVPVLVMVDAALPGTQQVPPEDQLARYFLYDFLGVTRDRAPGVDTALAGMRPGAEPAEIFEVVERDGVVPEEFDAEFLLERYALFRTHVVALRQHSVASVHDGPAILIKAAESQERLLDWRPRLSRLTEHTVPGDHHSVWQEPGLTAISAIVDQALREATPE; from the coding sequence GTGACCGAACTCTCCGTCAACAGCATCGTCCCCCTCCGCGCGGCGGGTGGCCTGCCCCCTCTGTACTGCGTCCATCCGGTCTCCGGCTCGCCCTACTGCTATGCGGGCCTGACCCATCAACTGGACCCCGAACGCCCCGTGTTCGGCTTCGAGGCACCCGGCTTCGACGGCGTCTCCGAACCCGCCCGCTCCATCCAGGAGCTGGCCGAGCTGCACACGGCCGCCCTGCGAGCGGCCCGCCCGCACGGCCCGTACCTGCTGCTCGGCTGGTCGCTCGGCGGGGTCGTCGCCTACGAGATGGCGCGACTGCTGGCCGCCGCGGGCGAAGAGGTGCCCGTGCTCGTCATGGTCGACGCGGCACTGCCCGGCACCCAACAGGTGCCGCCCGAGGACCAGCTCGCCCGCTACTTCCTGTACGACTTCCTCGGCGTGACCCGGGACCGGGCGCCCGGCGTCGACACCGCCCTGGCAGGCATGCGGCCGGGGGCGGAGCCGGCCGAGATCTTCGAGGTGGTGGAGCGCGACGGGGTCGTGCCCGAGGAGTTCGACGCGGAGTTCCTGCTGGAGCGCTACGCCCTCTTCCGCACGCATGTCGTGGCCCTGCGGCAGCATTCGGTGGCGTCGGTCCACGACGGGCCCGCGATCCTGATCAAGGCCGCGGAGTCTCAGGAGCGACTGCTCGACTGGCGTCCCAGGCTGAGCAGGCTGACCGAGCACACCGTGCCCGGCGACCACCACTCCGTGTGGCAGGAGCCCGGGCTGACCGCCATCAGCGCCATCGTCGACCAGGCCCTACGAGAGGCGACGCCAGAATGA
- a CDS encoding non-ribosomal peptide synthetase — protein sequence MTLNASPHSSSPALSSVSSQASAPASSSAAPRSAPPALLPTDRPRLPGTTPDRTGSARVRLDGSARTAPDDVLLAAFTALLHRWTGQSEFAFAARTPTTGAVRLACVVTTASTLAGLARGTAAGRTPATDPAQSDEFELVLHPPGEPDDGPRTAELRYPPALFDQDTLVRLLACYRTLLADGLAAPDRPVSRLRLLPETELQRVLVDWNATDTDLPHDVCLHTAFEAHAAESPNAPALIGGGDSDDSGRRTWTYREVNEAANRLAHHLRELGVGPDRRVGICLERSWDLLVAVLGVLKAGGAYVPLDPDYPEQRLAAMMTGTSCTAVISRSGPAAGLPLPDTTPGGPVVLLDRDEALLAARPAHNPQGGAGPDDLAYVIHTSGSTGAPKPIALRHRGVMNNIADLNSRFGVGSGDRVLALSSPSFDMSVYEFLGLTAAGGTVILPDPERAKDPEHWAELLAAHQVTVWNSAPALLDLVVTHLDSVGAPPLDDLRLALLGGDWIPVSLPDRTRAVAPGVRFIALGGATESSIHSTIYEVEKTDPRWTSIPYGRPMANQRTYILDDSRRPVPPGVPGELHLAGIGLARDYLGRPEQTAERFFTWSCGEVTDERLYRTGDVARYGPDGLIELLGRSDFQVKVRGLRIELGEIEAVLRAHDTVREAVVTAHPDGSGDQRLVAHVVAAAGRTVSPEAVGEHAARSLPRFMVPSTVLVLAELPLTPNGKVDRKALPAPPEPVGEPEGTYAAPVTPTERTVAEVFATVLSVSRVGADSSFFAVGGNSLQAMRAVTRLTKHFGVRVNVRLLYGGNTVSGIASEIDQRLARSAPTTNGAPEQ from the coding sequence TTGACCCTGAACGCTTCCCCCCACAGCTCCTCCCCCGCTCTTTCATCTGTTTCCTCCCAGGCTTCCGCCCCGGCTTCCTCCTCGGCCGCTCCGCGTTCGGCGCCCCCGGCCCTGCTGCCGACGGATCGGCCCCGGCTGCCCGGAACCACTCCGGACCGCACCGGTTCCGCCCGGGTGCGGCTCGACGGCTCGGCCCGCACCGCCCCGGACGACGTCCTCCTGGCCGCGTTCACCGCGCTGCTGCACCGCTGGACGGGCCAGTCCGAGTTCGCGTTCGCCGCGCGGACCCCCACGACGGGCGCGGTCCGTCTGGCCTGCGTCGTCACCACGGCGTCCACCCTCGCCGGGCTGGCCCGCGGCACCGCCGCCGGCCGCACACCGGCCACGGACCCCGCGCAGTCGGACGAGTTCGAGCTCGTACTGCACCCACCGGGCGAGCCCGACGACGGCCCGCGCACCGCCGAACTGCGGTATCCGCCCGCCCTGTTCGACCAGGACACCCTGGTCCGGCTGCTCGCCTGCTACCGCACCCTGCTGGCGGACGGGCTGGCCGCCCCGGACCGTCCGGTCTCCCGCTTGCGTCTGCTCCCGGAGACCGAGCTGCAGCGCGTCCTCGTCGACTGGAACGCCACCGACACGGACCTGCCGCACGACGTGTGCCTGCACACCGCGTTCGAGGCCCACGCCGCCGAGTCGCCCAACGCCCCCGCGCTCATCGGCGGCGGCGACAGCGACGACAGCGGCCGCCGGACGTGGACGTACCGCGAGGTCAACGAGGCGGCGAACCGGCTCGCCCACCATCTGCGCGAGCTGGGCGTGGGTCCCGACCGGCGGGTCGGCATCTGCCTGGAGCGCTCCTGGGACCTGCTGGTCGCCGTCCTGGGCGTGCTCAAGGCGGGCGGCGCCTATGTGCCGCTCGACCCCGACTACCCCGAGCAGCGGCTCGCCGCGATGATGACCGGCACCTCCTGCACGGCGGTGATCAGCCGCAGCGGCCCGGCCGCCGGCCTCCCCCTGCCGGACACCACGCCGGGCGGTCCCGTGGTGCTCCTCGACCGCGACGAGGCCCTCCTCGCCGCCCGCCCGGCTCACAACCCGCAGGGGGGCGCCGGTCCGGACGACCTGGCCTACGTCATCCACACCTCCGGGTCGACCGGCGCCCCCAAGCCGATCGCCCTGCGCCACCGCGGGGTGATGAACAACATCGCGGACCTCAACTCCCGTTTCGGCGTGGGCTCCGGCGACCGCGTCCTCGCGCTGTCCTCGCCCAGCTTCGACATGTCGGTCTACGAGTTCCTGGGGCTGACGGCCGCCGGCGGCACCGTGATCCTGCCGGACCCGGAGCGGGCCAAGGACCCCGAGCACTGGGCGGAGCTGCTGGCCGCGCACCAGGTCACCGTCTGGAACTCGGCGCCCGCTCTCCTGGACCTGGTCGTCACCCACCTCGACAGCGTCGGCGCGCCGCCGCTCGACGACCTGCGGCTGGCGCTGCTGGGCGGCGACTGGATCCCCGTGTCACTGCCCGACCGGACCCGCGCGGTCGCTCCCGGGGTGCGCTTCATCGCCCTCGGCGGGGCCACCGAGTCGTCCATCCACTCCACCATCTACGAGGTGGAGAAGACCGACCCGCGCTGGACGAGCATCCCGTACGGGCGTCCCATGGCCAACCAGCGCACCTACATCCTCGACGACTCCCGCCGCCCGGTGCCGCCCGGTGTGCCCGGCGAGCTGCACCTGGCGGGCATCGGGCTCGCCCGGGACTATCTCGGCCGGCCCGAGCAGACCGCGGAGCGGTTCTTCACCTGGTCCTGCGGCGAGGTGACGGACGAGCGCCTCTACCGGACCGGCGATGTGGCCCGCTACGGCCCCGACGGTCTGATCGAGCTGCTGGGCAGGTCCGACTTCCAGGTGAAGGTGCGCGGGCTGCGCATCGAACTCGGCGAGATCGAGGCCGTCCTGCGCGCCCACGACACGGTCCGGGAGGCGGTCGTCACCGCGCACCCCGACGGGTCGGGCGACCAGCGGCTGGTCGCCCATGTGGTCGCCGCGGCGGGCCGGACCGTGTCGCCGGAGGCGGTCGGCGAGCACGCCGCGCGGTCCCTGCCGCGCTTCATGGTGCCGAGCACCGTGCTCGTCCTGGCCGAGCTGCCGTTGACGCCCAACGGCAAGGTCGACCGCAAGGCGCTGCCGGCCCCGCCGGAGCCCGTCGGCGAGCCCGAGGGGACGTATGCGGCGCCGGTCACGCCGACCGAGCGGACCGTGGCCGAGGTCTTCGCGACCGTGCTGTCGGTGTCCCGGGTCGGCGCGGACAGCAGCTTCTTCGCGGTCGGCGGCAACTCGCTGCAGGCCATGCGTGCCGTCACCCGGCTCACCAAGCACTTCGGGGTCAGGGTGAACGTCCGGCTGCTGTACGGCGGGAACACCGTCAGCGGCATCGCCTCCGAGATCGACCAGCGGCTCGCGCGGTCGGCACCGACCACGAACGGAGCTCCGGAGCAGTGA
- the glyA gene encoding serine hydroxymethyltransferase, translating into MLETPRAATAAPGRQQNGPNTAPGTDSGSGSGSGSAQALLLRRGAELLTRTDPELAGLLDREVEEQTATLAMVASASVASPSVLATGGAALSNVTAEGYPGARYHPGASRFDGVERLAADRARQAFGARYANVQPHSCSSANQAVLAALLPPGGALLALDLDAGGHLTHGSSASVTGRHYRAVHYGLDERGFVDYDQAAELARVHRPTVVIAGASAYPRTLDFVRFRAIADSVGAFLVADISHIAGLVAAGEHPSPIDLAHITTTSTYKQLGGPRGGLILIGREHRTPGPDGRTPLDRLMQRAVFPQSQGTPSPASIAAKAHALKAVAEPAFKETMRLVVDDAAALAGDLAGLGHRVLTGGTDNHMVLLDMAGRGMTGVVAERALEDCGILTNRNRIPGDDKPPLVAGGLRLGTNVLAQRGMGPAEMRVCAGLLHEVLSATTVLSDTEFRTDPAVRDRVRAEVAALCHIHPLPFGAAVPTADVPALAPGERP; encoded by the coding sequence ATGCTTGAGACCCCGCGGGCCGCGACCGCGGCCCCGGGCCGTCAACAGAACGGCCCCAACACCGCCCCCGGCACCGACTCCGGCTCCGGCTCCGGCTCCGGCTCCGCGCAGGCTCTGCTGCTGCGGCGGGGCGCGGAGCTGTTGACCCGGACCGATCCCGAGCTGGCCGGGTTGCTCGACCGGGAGGTGGAGGAGCAGACCGCGACGCTGGCGATGGTGGCGTCCGCCAGCGTCGCGAGCCCGTCGGTCCTGGCCACGGGCGGTGCCGCGCTGTCGAACGTGACGGCCGAGGGCTATCCGGGGGCCCGCTACCACCCCGGCGCGAGCCGCTTCGACGGGGTGGAGCGGCTGGCCGCCGACCGGGCCCGGCAGGCCTTCGGCGCCCGCTACGCCAACGTCCAGCCGCACTCCTGCTCCTCGGCGAACCAGGCCGTGCTGGCCGCGTTACTGCCCCCGGGCGGCGCCCTGCTCGCCCTTGACCTGGACGCCGGGGGCCATCTCACCCACGGGTCCTCGGCCTCGGTGACCGGGCGCCACTACCGGGCGGTCCACTACGGCCTGGACGAGCGTGGGTTCGTCGACTACGACCAGGCGGCCGAACTGGCCCGGGTCCACCGCCCCACCGTGGTCATCGCGGGGGCCAGCGCCTATCCACGGACGCTCGACTTCGTCAGGTTCCGGGCGATCGCGGACTCCGTCGGGGCGTTTCTGGTCGCCGACATCTCGCACATCGCCGGTCTGGTGGCCGCCGGCGAACACCCCAGCCCCATCGACCTCGCCCACATCACCACCACCAGCACCTACAAGCAGCTGGGCGGCCCGCGCGGGGGCCTGATCCTCATCGGACGGGAGCACCGCACCCCGGGCCCGGACGGCCGCACCCCTCTCGACCGGCTGATGCAGCGCGCGGTCTTCCCCCAGTCGCAGGGCACCCCGAGCCCGGCCTCGATCGCCGCCAAGGCGCACGCCCTGAAGGCGGTGGCGGAACCGGCGTTCAAGGAGACCATGCGGCTGGTCGTCGACGACGCCGCGGCCCTCGCCGGCGATCTGGCGGGGCTCGGCCACCGGGTCCTGACCGGCGGCACCGACAACCACATGGTGCTGCTGGACATGGCCGGGCGCGGCATGACCGGCGTGGTCGCCGAACGAGCCCTTGAGGACTGCGGAATCCTCACGAACCGCAACCGCATCCCCGGCGACGACAAGCCCCCGCTGGTCGCCGGCGGCCTGCGGCTCGGCACGAACGTCCTGGCGCAGCGCGGCATGGGGCCCGCCGAGATGCGGGTCTGCGCCGGTCTCCTGCACGAGGTGCTCAGCGCCACCACCGTGCTGTCGGACACCGAGTTCCGCACCGACCCGGCCGTGCGCGACCGGGTGCGGGCCGAGGTGGCCGCCCTGTGCCACATCCATCCGCTGCCCTTCGGAGCCGCCGTCCCCACGGCCGACGTCCCCGCCCTCGCCCCAGGAGAGAGGCCTTGA